In Vanacampus margaritifer isolate UIUO_Vmar chromosome 18, RoL_Vmar_1.0, whole genome shotgun sequence, a genomic segment contains:
- the aldh18a1 gene encoding delta-1-pyrroline-5-carboxylate synthase isoform X7, which translates to MLIVTSGAVAFGKQRLRHEILLSQSVRQALHTGHSLLKDTSLPVLEARACAAAGQSGLMALYEAMFSQYSTCTAQVLVTNLDFYDEQKRKNLNSTLRKLLRMNIVPIVNTNDAVVPPPQPDSDLQGVNVISVKDNDSLAARLAVEMESDLLIVLSDVEGLYNCPPGTDDAKLIDVFYPGDQQSITYGTKSRVGIGGMEAKVGGKVQSSIWALRGGTSVVIASGTHPKVTGHVIADIVEGKKVGTFFSETKPAGTTVEQQAQVARSVGRKLASLRPEQRSEIICHVADLLIDRKDDILSANKLDVDLALSQGQLPAAALARLSLTAAMLDKLAVGLRQIASAALDCVGRVLRRTKVAHKLELEEIAVPIGVLLVISEGRPDCLPQVSALAIASGNAGLLEGGREMTNTNRVLHQLTQEALALHDVTQAVQMVRTREEVWDLCQMEEMIDLIVPRGSAQLLRDIRRAARGVPVLGRSHGICHVYVDAQAGADKALKIVRDSKCDYPAACNSMETLLIHRDVLGTPLFNQIIDMLRTERVKIHAGPRLASHLTFSPLEARSMRTEYGDLECCMEVVDSAQAAVEHIHKYGSCHTDVIVTENEDTAERFLQQLDSACVFWNASSRFADGYRFGLAEAGISTARVHAGLEGLLTTKWVLRGDGHAAADFSEPGTIEFLHQDLRTGPDEERQQLS; encoded by the exons ATGCTGATCGTCACCAGCGGGGCGGTGGCTTTCGGCAAGCAGAGGCTGCGGCACGAGATCTTGCTGTCGCAGAGCGTTCGGCAGGCGCTGCACACGGGACACAGTCTGCTCAAAGACACG TCGCTGCCCGTGTTGGAGGCCCGAGCGTGCGCGGCCGCCGGGCAAAGCGGCCTGATGGCCCTCTACGAGGCCATGTTCTCGCAATACAGCACCTGCACCGCACAA GTTCTGGTGACCAATTTGGACTTCTACGACGAGCAAAAGCGCAAGAACCTGAACAGCACGCTGCGGAAGCTGCTGCGCATGAACATCGTGCCCATCGTCAACACCAACGACGCCGTGGTGCCCCCGCCGCAGCCGGACAGCGACCTGCAGGGGGTAAAC GTGATCAGCGTTAAGGACAACGACAGCCTGGCGGCGCGACTCGCCGTGGAAATGGAGTCCGACCTGCTCATCGTGCTGTCCGACGTTGAAG GACTGTACAACTGTCCTCCCGGAACCGACGACGCCAAGCTCATCGATGTCTTCTATCCTGGAGACCAGCAGTCCATCACCTATGGGACCAAGTCCAGAGTCGGAATTGGGGGCATGGAGGCCAAAGTAGGTGGGAAG GTCCAGTCGTCCATCTGGGCGCTACGAGGCGGAACCTCGGTGGTGATAGCCAGCGGCACGCACCCCAAAGTCACGGGCCACGTCATCGCCGACATTGTGGAGGGCAAGAAAGTGGGCACGTTCTTCTCCGAGACCAAACCGGCTG GCACGACTGTCGAGCAGCAGGCACAAGTGGCACGGAGCGTCGGGAGAAAACTGGCATCGCTGCGACCGGAGCAG aggAGCGAAATTATCTGCCACGTTGCAGATCTTTTGATAGACAGGAAAGACGACATCCTGTCCGCCAACAAATTGGATGTGGACCTGGCGCTCAGCCAGG GGCAACTGCCGGCCGCCGCGCTGGCACGTCTGAGTTTGACTGCGGCCATGTTGGACAAGCTGGCCGTGGGTCTCCGTCAGATCGCCTCGGCCGCCCTGGACTGCGTGGGCCGCGTCCTGCGCAGGACCAAGGTGGCCCACAAGCTGGAGCTGGAGGAGATCGCCGTGCCCATCGGGGTCCTTCTTGTCATCTCCGAGGGCCGCCCAGACTGCCTGCCGCAG GTGTCCGCTTTGGCCATCGCCAGCGGCAACGCCGGCCTGCTGGAGGGCGGCAGGGAGATGACAAACACCAACCGCGTCCTCCACCAACTCACCCAGGAAGCCCTCGCCCTGCATGACGTCACACAGGCTGTGCAGATG GTGAGAACCCGAGAGGAAGTGTGGGACCTCTGCCAAATGGAAGAGATGATCGACCTGATCGTCCCCCGCGGCTCGGCCCAGCTTCTGCGAGACATCCGGCGGGCCGCCAGGGGCGTCCCCGTCTTGGGCCGCAGCCACGGCATCTGCCACGTGTACGTGGACGCCCAAGCCGGCGCCGACAAAGCTCTCAAAATCG TCAGAGATTCCAAGTGTGACTACCCGGCGGCGTGCAACTCCATGGAAACGCTGCTGATCCATCGGGACGTCCTCGGAACGCCGCTCTTCAACCAGATCATTGACATGCTGCGCACAGAACGA GTGAAGATCCACGCCGGCCCCCGCCTCGCCTCCCACCTGACGTTCAGCCCACTGGAGGCTCGCTCCATGCGCACCGAATATGGCGACCTGGAGTGCTGCATGGAGGTGGTGGACAGCGCGCAGGCGGCTGTGGAGCACATCCACAAGTACGGCAGCTGCCACACTGACGTCATCGTCACGGAAAACG AGGACACAGCAGAGCGGTTCCTGCAGCAGCTGGACAGCGCCTGCGTCTTCTGGAACGCCAGCTCCCGTTTCGCCGACGGCTACCGCTTTGGACTGG CAGAGGCGGGCATCAGCACGGCGCGCGTCCACGCGGGCCTGGAGGGGCTGCTCACCACCAAGTGGGTCCTGCGGGGGGACGGCCACGCCGCCGCCGATTTCAGTGAGCCGGGCACCATCGAGTTCCTCCACCAGGATCTGCGCACGGGTCCGGACGAGGAACGGCAGCAGCTGAGTTGA